One window of the Rosa rugosa chromosome 3, drRosRugo1.1, whole genome shotgun sequence genome contains the following:
- the LOC133737345 gene encoding uncharacterized protein LOC133737345, whose translation MAYSILLHGEPSSLITPTRGIRQCDPLSPYLFILCSEGLSALISQAVQQHTIQGLTMCPQAPTLHHLFFAYDSILFGSATNEECLQYKLILDTYEKASGQKVNFQKISVVFSNNVKEDRQKQMAAILGVKCVKEHDKYLGLPMRVGRSKSAIFASIKEKLTKKLVSWKTKILSAARKEILIRAMTQTMSLYAMNCYLLPKTLCDDIHQLCASFFWEDTNDKN comes from the coding sequence ATGGCTTATTCTATTCTCCTTCATGGAGAGCCTTCTTCTCTAATTACTCCTACACGAGGCATCAGACAATGTGATCCTTTATCACCTTATTTGTTCATCTTATGCAGTGAAGGGTTGTCAGCGTTGATATCACAAGCTGTGCAACAACATACCATTCAGGGACTTACTATGTGCCCTCAAGCCCCTACTTTGCATCATCTCTTCTTTGCATATGACAGCATACTCTTTGGCTCTGCTACAAATGAAGAATGTCTACAATACAAATTGATTCTTGATACTTATGAAAAGGCCTCAGGACAAAAGGtgaattttcagaaaatcaGTGTTGTTTTTAGTAATAATGTCAAGGAAGATAGACAAAAACAAATGGCGGCTATTCTGGGGGTTAAATGTGTCAAAGAGCATGACAAGTATCTGGGATTACCTATGAGAGTTGGAAGATCCAAGTCTGCCATTTTTGCTTCCATCAAAGAAAAGTTGACAAAGAAGTTAGTAAGTTGGAAGACAAAAATCCTGAGTGCAGCAAGAAAAGAAATTCTCATCAGAGCAATGACTCAAACTATGTCATTGTATGCAATGAATTGCTACTTATTGCCAAAAACTCTTTGTGATGACATTCATCAGCTATGTGCATCATTCTTTTGGGAAGACACTAATGACAAGAATTGA